The genomic segment TCGCTCATTTCGTCGTccgacaaaaaaagaaaagcgtgAAAGTGGAGGATCGTCCGTCGTACGTATCGGCGCAGTGGGATTTCTACGTCTGGTCGGCGTTCCCCCCCACCCTTCCCGCGGTGACGGTTATGGGTCGGAAGCGGTGTGTCGGTGCAGATTGTTCCAAGATGGCGGCCGGGTGCTGCGGGGTGAAGAAGCAGAAACTGTCGGGATCGCCCGGGTCGGGGGGTCCTGGCGGGGTGGGGGCGGGAAGCGGGGTACCAGGAACCGGACATTGTGGCTCGGAGCTGGGGATTGGCTCCTCCGCGACCGTTGCAGCGGCGGCGAACGTGAGCAGATCCAACGGCCTGGGGGGACCCGGGGGTATCGTTAGTGGCAGCGGTAGTAGTGGTGGTAGCAGCGGCACGAACGCTCTGTCCCCAGCCCCGGCCGGTTACTCTTCATCCGGCCTCTCCCCGAATCTCAGCCCGGGACCCGGCTCGGGAAGTGGAGGCAGAAAGATGGTGGTCTCGGCGGAGATGTGCTGCTTCTGTTTTGACGTGCTTTATTGCCATCTGTACGGATACCAACCTCCGAGAACACCCAGGTTTACAAATGATCCCTAGTGAGTATTCtctgtcttttgttgttttgctgcatGTCAAAGCTCATTGATAGAATCACACTACTATAGCGACCCGCGGCGCCGCTCACAGCCTCCCACATGCATCCCGCTCCTGCTCCACGGGCACGGACTGTCACGTCGAAACGAGCTTTAATTTTCTATGAATTTGAAGCGAAAAAGTCGCGATCAGAGGTGAATTTGTTCAAGTTGGAATTTGGGCCTTGTCGAGGAGACTGTCTGCACTGGCCCGCAGCCACATTAGCTTAGCATGTTCGCTAAAATGAATGATCGGATCTAATGTTATCGAGCTGGATCATCTATCAATGACTGACGCACCCTGTAGTTTATTAACATCCAGCTGGCACTTggcataaaatacattttacgaTGATCTATCCCTCTCGAACAGAgatagctaacgttagctacgGCGGTTAGCTCCTAGCTCAAGCCAGCTAACCACCAACAGTTGCCGGGAGAGGGTGGAACGAGCTATTCGAGTTAATGTCATCATTCTATCGCTCTATCAGCAGCAGCTTTGCTTGGCGTTATTCATTTCCCCCTACATGTCAAACAGTAAATATCAAAAGCTAACATTTGTGTCCTTAATCTGTCCAGCTACCCTCAATGAACCCGGGATTGCCACATAATAGGCTTAGCTTTGTTAGCTACGAGCTACATTAGCGTGGTAGGGCAGCGCTAATGGACTTGTATTAATTACTGAAATGGTAAATCTGCGGAAAGTCTAACATCACTGCAGGCTGGAGGTTTCCCTTACAGCTGCGTCTTTGTACCGGGCCACTGTGGTTTGGAACAAAGCGAAAACAAGCCGAGGGCAGCATCGTCCCATAAAGAGAAGGAGGCTCCTGTCCAGCAGTTGTGTGCCCAACTGACAgtattaaattaacaaaacaaataccGTGTTTGACAAACTAAGACATCCACCGGACGTCGGATTAAATGTGTACGTTGCCATTTATTAACTCAAAGGATTAATCCATGTTTTGTGTAACCGCCCTCCGGCGCCCTCCACCTAAACCCGTTCACCCCTGGACGTACAGGCGGTGTAATGTGATAGCATGTGACTCTGTAGGCGGTTTTACATCCATGTTGAGGCTGGGGGTTGTTTACCAGAGAAGACAGAACGGACTGTTCCAGTTCATCGACTTAACACGGGCCAGTTTGGGAAGTTTGGAGCGACTTGTTGACAGGGGCTGTGTTGAAGTAATGGGTGTattgtggttttaaatgtgtctttcaaTGGCCATATGATCAGTGAAGGCGTAAAtgcatactgtaaacaaagtcTGTATTCCTCTGCGCACACTTTTCAATACAAAGGACAAAATgttgcaaaagaaaacaaaggaaagtacacaaatatataataatcaaCATTTCCATCATCCCCAAGCCTGTACGACCTAACCAGTGAGAGTTTGGCCAAACCATCACCATATGAAGTCCCTACTTGTGGTATGTGGTGTCCTGGACACATGCTTCACCTGGGGGCACAGTCAGACCGAATTATCAAAACGcccaaaacaaccacaacatttgacacagacacagcactCTGCAAACTTGGCCATTAAACTACAGACTGTGACCATCAAGTGAAAATTATTTTGAAGCAGTTGTTTTAAAGTTAAGGAAAATGGACCTTTGCCTCTTGTTAACAtgctctttattttattaaatcatgGAGGTGCTGTTTTACCCATTTCAGTTTTGCAAATAACCCCTGTAGCAATGTAATATTAACAGCAAGCCTTCTCTAATGGAGGCCCACATGCTGACACTTCTGCCTCAATATATGATTatgttaaaaacattcaaaaaggTTTCCACACTTAAGAAATGTCCATTCGCTGTGCATGTTATGATAGTTCTGCCTCTTGGACATGGTGTCTGTTCTGTCCTTTTTTTCAGCCCGCTGTTTGTCACATGGAAAATAGGCAGAGACAAGCGGTTGCGGGGTTGTATAGGTACTTTTTCTGCCATGAATCTGCACTCAGGACTCAGGGAGTACACCCTTACCAGGTAAGCAACAGTGTGGAAACAATTCTTTCTTTGTCAAAGCTGTGATAGAGTATCTTTGTTGATAAATAAAGTCACTGTTGTAAATTAAAGTGAACAAGCAACCCAGTGACGGGGGTGAAGCCAGCATCTCTCATTAATCTTATTGTCTATTAAAGGTTGAGTGTGTAATATTTAGCTGAAAGGGATCTTTTGGccgaaattgaatataaaataacgggaaatcatcaaaatttgacgaatgtttgttttctttaccctataATGAGCATCAGGAGCGAGTCCTCTCTACCGAGGTCgccatgttttatttacagtagcccatactggacaaactaaacaccattTAAGTTTTTATGACAGCTGAAGTCTTtgatgtttggaaggggaggatgaggtgaggggtattcagctgcaaaatgcaaattcaccaaaagatgtcactaaattctacacactgatccTTTTAAATATCATGCAACCCACCTCAATCCTCTACATAAGGACAGAgggcatgttttttttaaatgaatataaaaaaaaatggcttatACCCAGAAATATCACTCCCATAAACATGTCAGAttgttttccatcaagatccatgaattattctctgagaaatccacttaaatcttgcaatgttaaagtgatataaaatcctggatcctcACCAAAGATGTAAGGGGTTCTCTCTTGACccataacacatccttccaccaagtttcttgGTAACCATTCCCTTCCAGTAGATTTGatgtaatcttgctaacaagGTAGAAAGTTGAGTCTCACATGTTGTGGAATGTCTTCATTAGTACTTTTGACCTGAGGGCAAACGCCTCTGACCTgtcaaatacacagaaacataGCTTTTAGCtgcacacacattacacacactacAAACAGCACCGTGGACAGACATTATAAGTGACTGATGCAACTAAAGTTCACCTATATTAGATAAAATCTCTCCCCTGATTCTTCATCTCATGCTGTAAAACAAAGTGGAATCTTgccttcataaaaaaaaaatttggatCGAAGTTTTGAACCCTGCACATGTTTATCCAACCGTTTTTTCGCCATAATTGAGTCAGCTACTAACTGAATTTCCTCCTGTAATGGTCTTGTCCTTTGTGCCTTTTCTCTTGTCTGCAGTGCCCTTAAAGACAGCCGCTTCCCCCCTATGACAAGGGATGAGCTGCCTCGCCTCTTCTGCTCAGTGTCTCTTCTCACCAACTTTGAAGACGTCGGTGATTACCTTGACTGGGAGGTTCGACACATGCTTTGCTAAaacaggcacagacacagaatAATATTTGCTTTGAGGATGGTGGTGCTTTACAGCTTTGGTCTCTCTCCTAATATACTCAGGCAGCtctaacactttttttttttaaaagatgtattTGTCTGCACCAAAATTCTttgcaacagcagcaacaagtAAACGACCAAGAATAATTGTTAAGGGTGTTCCGATCAGGATTTTTGGGGCTGATATGATCGGCTTTCTCTCACCTGCTCTATATCCAAATAAACACTACAGGGCAAAATCCTACTCAGAATTTTTTCAGTAAATATCCATTATTACTATcgtgttgttgcttttttacCCCCAATTCAGCACCACATAAACTCCTATAtcagctgtgtctgtgtcacgTTTCACCTGCGctgtcagcagctgcaggagtcaCGCTGTGCAGGATTTTAAAACCACCATATGAGCAGGACACACATTTCAACTCTCTCTGGATGTTTGGGAAATCATTCCAATCGCAGATAGTTGACAAAGAAAAGGCATTAATACCAGAGACAGGACAAATGTGCGTCCTGTTCGCACCGCACAGCGTCTGTCCTGCCGGCCTGAGACAGGCTCTCACCAGGGAGTCCCACACAGCGGACAGCAGTAGAGGAGGTTATACAACCCGATCAGACAGACCACTCGTGATAGACTCCCTAtgctatatgcaaataaacacgtaCACGTACCTTACGCCCCAGTCCGtccactccgctctgcatcggccaatcggcttgctgctccctcactgcgagggaCAACTAGCCCCTCAACAatatcacgactgtttgctgtcctggctcccaaatggtggaacgagctccccattgacatcaggacagcagaaagtctgcGCATCTTCCGCCGCAggctaaaaacacatctcttccgactacACCTTGGTTAAGAAGATGATGGTCTAAAAACCATCGTTAACtctggtaaaaagaaaaaaagtttggcTTTTTTAAGCTAATGTACTTtaatgattcttgctgttctgggtctgtacccttaTGGTTGAATGCAATTATTGGAAGTCGCTgaggataaaagtgtcagctaaaggAAATGTAATGTACATCACCCTGAAAGGCACACAAACGTTCTTTACAcgcaaaaataaacaacttcaCAACCAATTTACATGAAGGATCACACCGCCGAAGCCCATGATGCAGCCATTGCACTGTTTAATCGATACTGCGCATGTGCAACTCTAaacagagatgagaagagaagcAAGACGCCTCACTCATTGGTTATTTCCACCATCAGCTCCAGGTGGGGGAGGATGTAATCATCTAACTACTTAAGTTAGTACACAAAAGTATTCACAGATTCCTTCTCATCTCTGTTGAGAGTTGCAACTCATGGGTGACAGCTGTTGGTTGTGCCTCACCAGATCGGCATTTGAAGAGATCGCCGATCAAACTAATTAGAGGTAATATCAGCCGATCAATCGGAGCACCCTTAATTTTTGTGTATTATCTTTTTATCGGAATAATAGTGctcaaataaatcaataatctaCTCTAGCAAGTAGCTTTTAGTGCACCACAGTTCATCGAGCTTGATTGGGTGCTTTGCTGGTGCTTACACATTGAAATATCGATATCATTCATTAACGCAAATAGTGGATACAATTTACACTAACCAATCAGGGGGGAATTTTCAATAACGTTGAATGTGGTTGTAAAATATAGCAGTGGTCCATTTTGCCTGAAGTGCTTGGTCATTTTTTACAGCTTTGACTTGATGGAGCAATTTATGTGATAAACGTATTCTTtcattgttgtttctctcttgaTGTTTAGGTGGGCGTTCATGGTATTAGGATAGAATTTTTCAATGAAAAAGGATCAAAGCGCACCGCCACTTACCTACCAGAGGTTGCGAAGGAGCAAGGTGAGATATTTTTGTGGACCCTAAGATCCAGGATTATCTGTGATCTTTTAATAAAAACTTTCAAATCCAACTAAATCTGGATATTGTGTAAAACTGTTCTTTTTCATCAAGGTTGGGACCACATTCAAACCATAGATTCCTTACTACGAAAGGGAGGTTATAAAGCTCCCATCACAAATGACTTCAGGAAGACCATTAAGTTAACCAGGTAAGCTTACACATGTTGTTTGGAGTATCTCCTGCCTAAGTTTTGTAAAGGTTTTATTTGGGCTCCAGAGGGAGCTGCAGGAAAGCCGATAAATTCACAATCTTGACACAACTTTGCATTGTGGGCAATCTCAGAACAACGGgcaatattttggggcttctgGTAGATATCTGCATGCTTGTTCACAGTCAGTTTTCATCCACACTAAACACAAACTTATACTTTTTTGTAGTTGTTTTAGTTCTAGGCAATTGTTTTGCTAGTCTAAATCAACAGCTGTCATAAATAATAACCAAAGAATAAATTTAATTAAGCAGTTAACTGTGTATTTCGCTCTCCACACGGAGTGTTTACCTGtgggcaaccaaagcctgctcaaataTGATTGTTCAAACTAGAAATTGAAACTAGAAGGCATCCTCGCCCAAAATCGTGTTCCTCACCTACACATTCTGCACATTCACAGACGGGTTATGATCACATAGAAGACAAAAAGGAGTGTAGTGTGATCTTGTAAACAGATCGTAAAGAATCCCAGTAGGTGCAGCTCTGTGTCTTGGCTCATTGTGCGTGTTCCAGCCTTGCTTTTACCGAtgcatctcttctcctcccaaGGTACCGTAGCGAGAAGTTGACAATGGGTTATGCAGAGTACATCGCCCACCGTCAGCACCATCACTACCAGAATGGCATTGGGCACCCTCTACCACCGTACAACCATTATTCCTGACAGCGAGCCGCATGACCAATCATTGGACCTCTCCGCGGACCTTTTCCCAGGAGAGCCCGCCCCCTCCTGGTCTAGCTATTTCTACTACTGTACCATTTTATGATGATAGTTTCCGTTGCCATGCTGGCCGTCTCCCAGACGTTGACATGGCAACGGGTGGCAACGAAGCATCATTTGATTCTGGCAAGaaattcactttctctctttctttgcctGTGGTTAAGTTTTTGCAGCATATGTATCCTTATAACTATAACCCCCTTTACTCATACGTTTGAAATCTAACAACTAATAGATTTTATTAATCTTTTCAGCAAACCTGATCAGGTGTTTGATTCTGTGGATGGAAGGAAGTCTCTTAGTAGATTAGTCGAACACTTATATTGTTTAGGCTTTGCTACAGTTCTACATTAACAAAAAAATCTTTAGTTCTCCCATTTTCTTTCTTAATATCCCGACATGTATAACCATGTAGCAAGGCAACTGCAGTTCTCAAAGGCTGTGTCATCTCTGTCCTGATTcctctcaaaaaaaaaaagattgactGCGGAGGTTATTGGAGCCTTGTAAACTCTTAGTGTTGTAGTTGGGACTATTTATTGGGAACTGTGTACTCCAAAGTATTAATAGTAGGATAGTAATGCCCTTTGACTGGCCATTGCTGGTTGTGTTTCTTGTGCGAGCTGTGTGTATTCTCGGTGTGTGGAAATGGACGTTGATCTGCCACGAGAACGAACGAAAATTCGaaatttgatttttaaaaaacTCCCCGCCGTTTTTCTTTCAGAAACCTTTCCCCTTGAGTGTTTGTCGTGTTTTTTTGTGGTGGAACCTGTAAACTTGCGACGACGTTCCCTCTTTTTCAAATTACAGTAATCGCGGAGGAAGCCATTTGTCTGAGGATAATCACGTCCTTGCTGGTGATTTGTTATGTTAAAATGGGCTGCAAGTGGGGTCTGCTCTCCCGGCAGTGGAGAGGGGCGACCAGGTGTAATTACATGTCccttaaagaagaagaaacaaaataaaatgcatgaaCGATGCTTCAGTTAAAATTGaccgtctgttggtgtctgagTTAACTGGCAGGGAGTCACTTTAACAGGGACATGCTCTATCTACTTAAAGCcatattctatttttattccaCACTTTGTAAGAGTAGTCTGTTGTTTGGCTTGATGCATTTGCATTCTGTGCCACTGAAACTGGTCACTGTTCCACCTCCGAATGCAAACGTATACCAACCAGCCTCAGGCAAGGCCGCATCACGAAAAGACACAACGTCGACTCTGCGGTTTCAGTCATTTGTCAGGTGTCGTGTGTAGTGCCCGTGTCGTCATGGAAACACTGTCTTGTCTTTTCAGACTATAGCTAACCATTGTCACTCGTCCGTGAAGTACGCTGTATtaaaaattgtctttttttttttttttttttttcaatgaagacACTTGACGCACAAGAGGAAGTGAGCTaattaacatgtgtgtgtcgtTTAGTAGTGCATGTCTTTGTGGAGCTGCCACGACGCAGCCAGTTTTAGTTTGTTGAAACCGCACTACCACCTTTTCTCCGATTAGTCCGCCGTTCAGCAGggtccctctgtctgtgtgtccacgGCACAGGACCTATTTTGATTTGTGGTGTGTGTAGTCAGCTGTTGGGCAGCCGATCGGAGCAAACACGGCTGAATTAGTCGGAATTGAATCTCTGCACGGGGCCTGGCGTCTTTACAGTTGAGGTCTaccaatacaaaaacaaaaaacagccagGGCTTTGTATAAAGGACTTAAGAAGCCATTTCCCACCCAAATATCACTCGTTGTGTGTcggcatccacacacacacacacacacacacattttggcTAGTTTGGATTTACTTTTAAAGAATGTTACAGTTGAGGGCCATCGCCTGATctgcttgttttggtttttagtTTTGCGAACTGGAATTTTTGAGAGGTTCTTGTCACTTGACCAACATCTTTCTGCGTAACAGCCTTTACTAACTGAcaggttctttttcttttatgcaAAAATGTCAAGGGCTTTTGGCACTCCATCCACAGTAACCCGAAATGACCCAGTATTGAGTTGTGTTGCCTTAAATTAATGAGATAACAAGTGATGGACCAGGAGATGACTCTGACCTGTGGCTCTGTCCCAGCTCCATCTTCACATTGCAGGGAAGGAAAGAGATAATGTTATTTGAATGCTGTCAATActtcctcatacacacacaggggggcTCGTGTACGCCTGCCCTGTTAGCTCACGTGTTAGCTAGCTACTGGTCCTCGATTTCACTTAAagctccacagagaaacacattctctctctgtctgacagcTTGGTGTTGTTACCCCTCATCGTTTCACGCCTCCAGAcaaatgtatgtttattttaaatacactacacacagacatttcAGAGAAGAACAGTCAGGCATTCATCTCCTGGTCCATCAAATACAGCACAACTGGAATTCTTCTGCTGCAAAACCAAATTGACCATGCTCTTTTACATATATGTCTTTGTATACACATGCAATGTGTTCAGTTGCATGTATGTCTGAGTATGAGACCTATGGTTTTATCCATGATATGCTTGATCTATGGCTTAGACACTCTTATTAACCATTAAGagatttaaaagacaaatatgGTGCTATCGGACCTCATATTGGGGTGGTCACAGCTCGTGACTGGTCATGCGGACTCATTGATCATATCATACTTAAAAAGATGCTTCATGTTGGATTTTCTCTTTGGCGCATCGCTGGCAATTGAGTCATGACTGTCACCGTTAAGAAAAGGCCCAGAgaatctgcttttttttaactgcagtgTGGGATCAACTTCCTGTGAGGGGAATAAACGGATTCTCTTaaacaaagagcaaagaggGAAAAGTCCGAGCAGCAATGTGTCATAGGGGCTCTTGAATGTACTGTTAATGGTCGTCATGACGATTGTTACAGTGGTATATTAAGAGAAAATCCTCCATGTGTTACCTTTACTATCCTTGATATATGCAGATCTGTTCAacaggtgttttttttcattattttttttatttttttcaaccagTGCAAGTCAACACCCTGCAGGTTTGAAAGGACAAGAAGTCAACACgttaacccccccacccccccgtttACTCCCTACACTGTGGCCCAACCTCACGGCCTAGTTTGTCGAAGTGCGATGTGTGTGTCGTTCAGTAGACAGTGGCGGTAATAGATTGTGTGCGTTGCCTCTTCTGGACGATCGGGTGCTGCTTTTTAACGGGCACATCCTTTCGTTTTCCTTCTAGCTGCTGAAAGGGCGAGGTTGGCCGAGAACCTTGTTGGACGGCGAGCATCTCACTCGATGCGACGCTGAGTAAATGTTTTACGTAGAACACGCAGAACATAGTCCTGGTTCTGTACTGatttaactgttttaaaaagCATCGATACCTCATGAGACATTATGGAACGACGTTTCGTAGTTTGTTGTAGCAGATCGTGTTTTGGTTCCATACCGGGGTCAGAGTTCAGCCTCAGCATTCCCTGTGTGGTCATTCTCATGTGTCGTGGAATGCTCAAGCTCGTGTTACCTTCGTATGTTTGACTGAACCAAAGACGCCAGCGGCCATGCCCAAATGCTGCTCTTCAGGCCTGGCTTCCTGTCCTTCCAAAAAACACCCCTGCATTTGACAAaaggttttatttctttttattcttttttttttgttgtgatttCTCAACTGTCTTGACTTATGAAGCAACCTAATTTTTCAATGAATTTACATCTCTGAAACCGTACACGGC from the Platichthys flesus chromosome 15, fPlaFle2.1, whole genome shotgun sequence genome contains:
- the ammecr1 gene encoding AMME syndrome candidate gene 1 protein produces the protein MGRKRCVGADCSKMAAGCCGVKKQKLSGSPGSGGPGGVGAGSGVPGTGHCGSELGIGSSATVAAAANVSRSNGLGGPGGIVSGSGSSGGSSGTNALSPAPAGYSSSGLSPNLSPGPGSGSGGRKMVVSAEMCCFCFDVLYCHLYGYQPPRTPRFTNDPYPLFVTWKIGRDKRLRGCIGTFSAMNLHSGLREYTLTSALKDSRFPPMTRDELPRLFCSVSLLTNFEDVGDYLDWEVGVHGIRIEFFNEKGSKRTATYLPEVAKEQGWDHIQTIDSLLRKGGYKAPITNDFRKTIKLTRYRSEKLTMGYAEYIAHRQHHHYQNGIGHPLPPYNHYS